A region of Methanocorpusculum labreanum Z DNA encodes the following proteins:
- a CDS encoding DUF1959 family protein: MKLIYERDLAPMKLTSLNGVRQNAATLALSKRLGISRQQMRKILIEKCDLMTLENLGPRYDAAEIQAESDEIGNALSLPHLSTATGILSKERADHYRSLALEKDADLSDIRRAILEEIS, translated from the coding sequence ATGAAACTTATCTATGAACGGGATCTCGCTCCCATGAAACTCACGTCGCTTAACGGGGTCCGGCAGAACGCCGCAACACTTGCGCTTTCGAAACGGCTTGGCATTTCCCGCCAGCAGATGCGGAAGATCCTGATCGAAAAGTGTGATCTGATGACACTGGAAAATCTCGGACCCCGTTATGACGCGGCCGAGATACAGGCCGAGTCAGACGAGATCGGGAACGCTCTTTCCCTGCCCCATCTTTCAACAGCTACAGGGATCCTTTCAAAGGAACGGGCCGATCATTACCGTTCCCTGGCCCTGGAAAAGGACGCCGATCTTTCCGACATACGCCGGGCAATTCTGGAGGAGATATCATGA
- a CDS encoding respiratory chain complex I subunit 1 family protein, which yields MIEFLLLLIFAVFFGLLLHGIHRKVIARIQKRPGPPIWQEILHTLKFSFKQTWIPRTASQVMYVAIVLIAIGIWTAALYVLWIGGSLLLIFAFYMLHKIVEHGTGLSSGSPYTKFGAIRSVMSAAAELPLLVTVSVVYLFTGTLSISGIAGWEAANVPLIGIALPAAISLYLIILSKAHYGPFSVIEAKELVSGYWTEHFGGWRALLNIALSLKTFVLISVFIVVFIGVLPWWLFLIVMILVMISVSFICATTPMLTPYNTVLIQTIWTGVVCIYGVIVWLVMIS from the coding sequence ATGATAGAATTTCTTCTTCTCCTGATCTTTGCGGTCTTCTTCGGTCTTCTTCTGCACGGGATCCACCGAAAAGTCATCGCACGGATCCAGAAACGTCCGGGACCGCCGATCTGGCAGGAGATCCTTCATACCCTGAAGTTCTCCTTCAAACAGACATGGATCCCGAGGACCGCGAGTCAGGTCATGTATGTAGCGATCGTCCTGATCGCGATCGGGATTTGGACAGCCGCCTTGTACGTTCTCTGGATCGGCGGAAGTCTGCTTCTGATCTTTGCCTTCTACATGCTCCATAAGATCGTGGAGCACGGGACCGGTCTTTCGTCCGGATCTCCCTACACCAAGTTCGGCGCGATCCGGTCGGTCATGTCTGCCGCTGCGGAACTGCCGCTCCTTGTTACCGTTTCGGTTGTCTATCTTTTCACCGGCACCCTGTCGATTTCGGGAATAGCCGGATGGGAAGCTGCAAACGTTCCGCTTATTGGCATCGCTTTGCCCGCGGCGATCTCTCTCTACCTCATCATTCTTTCGAAGGCTCACTACGGTCCCTTCTCCGTGATCGAGGCAAAAGAGCTTGTCTCGGGATACTGGACCGAACACTTCGGCGGGTGGCGTGCTCTTCTGAACATCGCTCTCTCCCTGAAAACATTTGTGCTGATTTCCGTCTTCATCGTCGTGTTCATTGGCGTTCTGCCTTGGTGGCTTTTCCTCATTGTCATGATCCTCGTGATGATCTCTGTCTCGTTTATCTGCGCAACAACTCCTATGCTCACTCCATACAACACGGTTCTTATCCAGACGATCTGGACAGGAGTTGTCTGTATTTACGGCGTAATCGTTTGGCTGGTGATGATATCATGA
- a CDS encoding NADH-quinone oxidoreductase subunit B family protein: protein MSILQQFKNAVRQRSIHVCYVNTGSCNGCDIEILACLAPKYDIEQYGIYVHNNPREADVILVTGGMSPQWLDKLPDLWDRVPEPKAVVTIGNCPISGCVFNRPGKLIDPPVSKYIPVTAAVPGCPPRPSEIISAILGAADILFKDYEVHQNEKEGGVKK, encoded by the coding sequence ATGAGCATTTTACAGCAGTTTAAAAATGCCGTTCGGCAGCGTTCGATCCACGTGTGCTATGTAAATACCGGGTCCTGTAACGGGTGCGATATTGAGATTCTTGCCTGTCTCGCCCCGAAGTACGATATAGAACAGTACGGTATCTATGTTCACAACAACCCAAGAGAAGCCGACGTGATCCTTGTGACTGGAGGCATGTCTCCCCAGTGGCTGGATAAATTACCAGATCTGTGGGACCGGGTTCCCGAACCGAAAGCGGTCGTGACGATCGGCAACTGTCCGATCTCCGGGTGCGTGTTCAACCGGCCGGGAAAACTGATCGATCCGCCGGTCAGCAAATATATTCCGGTCACGGCGGCGGTTCCCGGGTGCCCTCCGCGTCCGTCGGAGATCATCTCAGCAATTCTCGGTGCAGCCGATATCCTCTTCAAGGACTATGAGGTCCATCAGAACGAGAAAGAAGGGGGCGTGAAGAAATGA
- a CDS encoding formylmethanofuran dehydrogenase subunit A: MDYIIKNAFVVDPINRISGEKMDLFVSGGRITDEEPKGAEVIDAGGFLTLPGGIDSHTHICGTKVNFGRYMSPEDMRAGRAPRRRGMRAVSGYSIPTTFGNSYRYAQMGYTTLTEGAMAPLEARHTHEEFKHTPLQDGLILTLFDGDWGVMRAVAAGDIKRAAALIAWRLDAVKGYGVKLTNPLGAEMWSWGKNVECIRKPIPEFDLSSAEYIKGVIEANEMLGLPHSVHLHCNNLGKPGNFTCTIGTMGLVPDLNEKRQTCYLTHVQFHSYGGTGWNDFCSKAEPVANMVNLRPQITIDMGQVMFGRTTTMTADGPMEFNLYRLHQDKWSNHDVEMETASGVIPVIYRRKNLVNSIMWSIGLELALLVKNPWQCMLTTDSPNGAPFVKYPEIIGLLMSKEYRDWEFATVHPKTESRVVLPSLDRELTFEEIAVMTRAGQARALGLIERGKGHLGPGAEADIAIYPFRPDKIDPSKQYVEVIRGFAQTKYTMKQGVLISKDDEILADKQNRIFWCSPKVPKKYDMSHDPELVRTFDENYSIRMENYPVDEEFYLTKSVKIETETKL; this comes from the coding sequence ATGGATTACATCATCAAAAACGCCTTTGTTGTCGATCCGATCAACAGAATATCCGGTGAAAAGATGGACCTCTTTGTTTCAGGCGGCAGGATCACCGACGAGGAGCCAAAAGGAGCCGAAGTCATCGACGCTGGGGGATTTCTGACTCTTCCCGGAGGAATAGATTCCCACACGCATATCTGCGGGACAAAGGTCAACTTCGGCAGATACATGAGTCCGGAGGATATGCGGGCAGGCAGGGCCCCCAGAAGAAGAGGTATGCGTGCCGTTTCCGGATACAGTATTCCGACGACCTTTGGAAACAGTTATCGGTATGCCCAGATGGGCTACACCACCCTCACCGAAGGGGCCATGGCCCCGCTTGAAGCACGTCACACACACGAGGAGTTTAAACATACGCCTCTGCAGGATGGTCTCATTCTCACGCTTTTCGATGGTGACTGGGGAGTAATGCGTGCCGTTGCGGCAGGCGACATAAAGCGGGCCGCAGCATTGATCGCCTGGCGTCTCGATGCAGTGAAAGGATACGGCGTGAAGCTGACCAATCCCCTCGGCGCCGAGATGTGGAGCTGGGGAAAGAACGTTGAGTGCATCCGAAAACCGATCCCCGAGTTCGACCTCAGTTCTGCCGAGTATATCAAGGGAGTTATCGAAGCAAACGAGATGCTGGGTCTTCCGCACTCCGTGCATCTTCACTGTAATAATCTGGGGAAACCCGGGAACTTTACCTGTACGATCGGCACGATGGGCCTTGTCCCCGATCTGAACGAAAAGAGACAGACATGCTATCTCACCCACGTCCAGTTCCACTCGTACGGCGGGACCGGCTGGAACGATTTCTGCTCAAAGGCCGAGCCGGTTGCAAATATGGTGAATCTGCGTCCGCAGATCACGATCGACATGGGCCAGGTAATGTTTGGCCGGACCACGACCATGACGGCAGACGGTCCTATGGAGTTCAACCTGTATCGTCTCCATCAGGATAAATGGAGTAATCATGATGTCGAAATGGAGACCGCTTCCGGCGTTATCCCGGTGATTTACCGGCGGAAGAATCTGGTAAACAGCATCATGTGGTCGATCGGTCTGGAACTTGCCCTCCTTGTGAAAAATCCGTGGCAATGTATGCTGACGACCGACAGTCCAAACGGCGCTCCGTTCGTCAAGTATCCGGAGATCATCGGCCTTCTGATGAGCAAAGAATACCGTGACTGGGAGTTTGCCACCGTCCATCCGAAGACCGAAAGTCGTGTCGTTCTTCCGTCCCTTGACCGTGAGCTGACGTTCGAAGAGATCGCCGTGATGACGCGTGCGGGTCAGGCCCGTGCTCTTGGCCTTATCGAAAGAGGAAAAGGTCACCTCGGTCCGGGGGCAGAGGCGGATATTGCGATCTATCCGTTCAGACCGGATAAGATCGATCCGTCAAAACAGTATGTAGAAGTGATCAGAGGATTTGCCCAGACGAAATACACCATGAAGCAGGGTGTTTTGATTTCCAAGGATGACGAGATTCTGGCGGATAAGCAGAACCGGATCTTCTGGTGCAGTCCAAAAGTCCCAAAGAAGTACGACATGTCGCATGATCCTGAACTCGTTCGGACCTTCGATGAAAACTACTCGATCCGCATGGAAAATTATCCGGTTGACGAAGAGTTTTATCTGACAAAAAGCGTGAAGATCGAAACGGAGACGAAGCTATGA
- a CDS encoding 4Fe-4S binding protein, translated as MTVFTYLREFCRLSWLKAFFTVKTPPLTKPSYFRDFPELTGKECTHCLACKMICPCPGAIDVVQTDGVWNPQITQGHCVRCGYCVEACPEDVLTSGDLLARKKDQGLVFTHEYIIKIDTNLCTGCGNCSTACPANHEFDPQISAGGTSNSVEGVIRVEFGKNKVMHNERCKGCKVCMETCPNGAIHVIRNVVALQEET; from the coding sequence ATGACGGTCTTCACGTATCTCAGGGAATTCTGCCGTCTTTCCTGGCTTAAGGCGTTTTTCACCGTGAAAACACCTCCGCTGACAAAACCGTCCTACTTTCGGGACTTCCCCGAACTTACCGGAAAAGAATGCACGCACTGTCTTGCCTGTAAAATGATCTGTCCCTGTCCGGGTGCGATCGACGTTGTCCAGACGGATGGCGTCTGGAATCCCCAAATCACGCAGGGACACTGTGTTCGATGCGGATACTGCGTGGAAGCCTGTCCGGAAGATGTTCTGACCAGCGGGGATCTTCTGGCGAGAAAAAAAGATCAGGGTCTCGTATTTACGCATGAATACATCATCAAAATCGATACGAATCTCTGTACCGGCTGCGGGAACTGCTCGACGGCGTGTCCGGCCAACCATGAGTTCGATCCGCAGATCAGTGCCGGGGGGACTTCGAACTCCGTAGAGGGCGTTATCCGTGTCGAGTTTGGGAAAAACAAAGTTATGCACAATGAGCGCTGTAAAGGCTGCAAAGTCTGTATGGAAACCTGCCCGAACGGTGCGATCCACGTGATCCGGAATGTCGTCGCTCTTCAGGAGGAAACATAA
- a CDS encoding hydrogenase large subunit: protein MKKVVDVSLPVGPIHPCFKEPCRIKCETRGERVVTTEVELGYVKKGIEKIMIGRPWQETIFLAERVCGICSVVHNTVIVEALEKISGITVPRRAELLRLILNELDRIQSHLLANYSYCYTIEHETLGMYLLNLRETAMDSIEMMTGTRVMSAYVVPGGVREDLSADDAAKILEATYHIETELKRFVKMFETGPMIGLRSRGIGVLSMEDALASGVVGPTARATGLPRDARKDDPLYLEMGWHMITRTESDNYARIMLRFEELFQSLTLIRNGIAALEPGKIRNGGRMKAGRIKHTIEAPRGDLTYDIEIDDAGQVVFVSIQTPSIPNIEVATHAMMKNLASAADVTSTFISADPCIACAER from the coding sequence ATGAAAAAAGTCGTCGATGTATCCCTGCCGGTCGGACCGATCCATCCGTGTTTCAAAGAACCCTGCAGGATCAAATGTGAAACGCGGGGTGAACGGGTCGTGACCACCGAAGTGGAACTTGGATACGTGAAAAAGGGAATCGAAAAGATCATGATCGGACGGCCCTGGCAGGAGACGATCTTCCTCGCAGAAAGGGTCTGCGGCATATGTTCCGTCGTTCACAACACGGTGATCGTCGAGGCTCTCGAAAAAATCAGCGGAATAACGGTTCCCCGAAGGGCCGAACTTCTCCGTCTGATCTTAAACGAACTTGACCGTATCCAGAGTCATCTCCTTGCAAACTATTCGTACTGCTACACGATAGAGCATGAAACGCTCGGCATGTATCTGCTGAACCTTCGTGAAACCGCCATGGATTCGATCGAAATGATGACCGGGACCCGGGTCATGTCGGCGTATGTGGTTCCCGGCGGCGTCCGTGAAGATTTATCCGCGGATGACGCCGCCAAGATCCTTGAAGCAACCTACCATATCGAGACTGAACTGAAACGTTTCGTAAAGATGTTCGAGACCGGGCCGATGATCGGTCTTCGGTCGAGAGGTATTGGTGTTCTCTCCATGGAAGATGCTTTGGCGTCGGGCGTGGTTGGTCCAACCGCCCGTGCGACAGGTCTTCCCCGCGACGCCAGAAAGGATGATCCTCTGTATCTGGAGATGGGCTGGCATATGATTACCAGGACGGAAAGCGATAACTATGCCAGGATCATGCTCAGATTCGAGGAGCTTTTCCAGTCTTTGACTCTTATCAGAAACGGTATCGCGGCCCTTGAGCCGGGAAAAATCCGGAACGGCGGGAGAATGAAAGCGGGCCGCATCAAACACACTATCGAAGCACCGAGGGGAGACCTCACCTACGATATCGAAATCGACGATGCCGGTCAGGTGGTGTTCGTCTCAATCCAGACACCTTCGATTCCCAACATCGAAGTGGCGACCCATGCGATGATGAAAAATCTGGCGTCTGCGGCTGACGTAACATCGACGTTCATCAGCGCGGATCCCTGTATTGCCTGTGCGGAGCGGTAG